One window from the genome of Bdellovibrio sp. NC01 encodes:
- the coaD gene encoding pantetheine-phosphate adenylyltransferase, translating to MSKTAVYPGSFDPITMGHVDIINRMARLYDQVIILVAQSSQKQQMFTPEERKTLIEQSLSHLKNVKVDFFVGLTTDYMKKHNAQVIVRGLRAVVDFEYEMTMANINKKIAPDIETMLVFASPEYYYISSRGVKELAINGGALTDLVPDVVIKAMEAKLKK from the coding sequence ATGAGTAAAACAGCAGTCTATCCAGGAAGTTTTGATCCGATTACAATGGGCCACGTTGACATCATCAATCGTATGGCTCGTCTTTATGACCAAGTGATCATTTTGGTTGCGCAATCTTCTCAGAAACAACAGATGTTTACACCGGAAGAACGTAAGACTCTAATCGAGCAATCACTCTCGCATTTGAAAAATGTAAAGGTCGATTTCTTTGTTGGTCTTACGACGGATTATATGAAAAAACATAATGCACAGGTTATTGTCAGAGGCCTGCGCGCCGTTGTCGATTTTGAATACGAAATGACGATGGCAAATATAAATAAGAAAATTGCGCCAGATATCGAAACGATGTTGGTGTTCGCAAGTCCTGAGTACTACTACATCTCTTCTCGAGGAGTGAAAGAACTTGCGATCAATGGTGGTGCGCTGACCGATCTGGTTCCTGACGTAGTTATCAAGGCCATGGAAGCTAAATTGAAAAAATAA
- a CDS encoding response regulator has product MKVLVIDDEALVRRSLTRALRAKGHEVFEAVNGTEGLAQWRGLHPDLIFLDVLMPGLNGPEVLKEMGAARTGKVVLMSAFAGEHNMETAQQMGADIFVPKPFEDIFAIVKMAEDLLS; this is encoded by the coding sequence GTGAAAGTTTTAGTAATTGATGATGAGGCTTTGGTGCGTAGATCTTTAACTCGTGCTTTGCGCGCGAAAGGTCACGAAGTTTTCGAAGCTGTCAATGGAACGGAAGGCTTGGCGCAGTGGCGCGGCCTCCATCCCGATCTGATTTTTCTGGATGTATTGATGCCGGGCCTTAATGGACCGGAAGTTTTAAAAGAGATGGGTGCTGCCCGCACCGGCAAAGTTGTTTTAATGTCAGCATTTGCCGGAGAACATAATATGGAAACAGCTCAACAAATGGGCGCCGATATTTTTGTTCCAAAACCGTTTGAAGATATTTTTGCTATTGTGAAGATGGCCGAGGACTTGTTGTCATGA
- a CDS encoding glycosyltransferase family 9 protein translates to MKILIQQLARLGDIYISWPAVRALRRQYPDAEIHFLTRPRFEGAVQGLTAIDRHISMPSGSILEPLVQENPDIAGALAKLENFIAPLKAENYDWIINLTFSPFSSYLTHALSTENTRVSGYSRFDDGYFRPCDEMSAYFYAQVGIGKANRVHLADIFASMLNLEYVEADWATAEGITSDIQLPEGYMVVHVGASERQKALSSFTWASALNAIAAERPNTAVALIGANSEVIQAQEIIDQCKNLRFFNYVGKTQISDLFAIIQKADLLLGCDSAPIHVASLTDTPTLNISVGAVNYWETGPKASLAFILRSEQETAQLGEKIGSVVNQLLSGVVDQDLIVRSSGLASYAKEDETAADAFQWNLVQAIYLGMPYPMADRVEIVQAALKLNEINSFIMDQIALIPSVGLERVAPLIEQGEEIIKTVSRIVPEMSPLINWYHAEKIRIAPGSQEEIRSATLQVHQAFAQQLQVYIPQEEVQIAEAKDGTL, encoded by the coding sequence ATGAAAATCCTCATTCAGCAACTCGCTAGACTTGGTGACATCTACATCAGTTGGCCGGCTGTGCGCGCTTTGCGCCGTCAGTATCCTGATGCAGAGATTCATTTTTTAACTCGTCCACGCTTTGAAGGCGCGGTTCAAGGTTTGACAGCTATTGATCGTCACATCTCGATGCCAAGCGGATCTATTTTAGAACCTCTTGTGCAAGAAAACCCTGATATCGCAGGTGCATTGGCGAAGTTGGAAAATTTCATCGCTCCATTGAAAGCGGAAAATTATGATTGGATCATCAATCTGACATTCTCGCCGTTTTCGAGTTATTTGACTCACGCTTTGTCGACAGAAAATACAAGAGTGAGCGGTTATTCACGCTTTGATGACGGTTACTTCCGTCCTTGTGATGAGATGAGTGCGTATTTTTATGCACAAGTCGGAATCGGTAAGGCAAATCGCGTGCACTTGGCCGACATCTTTGCTTCGATGTTGAATTTAGAATATGTCGAAGCGGACTGGGCAACAGCAGAAGGTATTACTTCTGATATTCAATTGCCAGAAGGCTATATGGTTGTGCATGTGGGCGCGAGTGAAAGACAAAAAGCATTGTCATCATTCACGTGGGCTTCGGCTTTGAATGCTATCGCGGCAGAAAGACCGAACACGGCTGTGGCTTTGATCGGTGCTAATAGCGAAGTGATTCAAGCACAAGAAATTATCGACCAATGTAAAAATCTTCGTTTCTTTAATTACGTTGGTAAAACGCAAATTTCAGATTTGTTTGCGATTATTCAAAAAGCAGATTTGTTGTTAGGTTGTGACAGTGCACCTATTCACGTGGCTTCATTGACGGATACGCCGACATTGAATATCAGCGTGGGGGCTGTGAACTATTGGGAAACAGGTCCAAAAGCAAGTTTGGCTTTCATCCTGCGTTCTGAACAGGAAACAGCGCAATTAGGTGAAAAAATCGGTTCCGTTGTAAATCAGCTTTTAAGTGGTGTTGTCGATCAGGATCTGATCGTCAGAAGTTCGGGCCTTGCAAGCTATGCCAAGGAAGATGAAACCGCGGCTGATGCATTCCAATGGAATTTAGTGCAAGCGATTTACTTGGGCATGCCATATCCAATGGCAGACCGTGTGGAAATCGTTCAGGCGGCTTTAAAACTTAATGAAATTAATTCCTTCATTATGGACCAAATCGCATTAATCCCATCAGTGGGTTTAGAGCGTGTCGCGCCTCTTATCGAGCAAGGCGAAGAAATTATTAAAACGGTTAGCCGAATCGTCCCTGAGATGAGTCCTCTTATTAACTGGTACCATGCGGAAAAAATCCGTATTGCTCCAGGATCACAAGAGGAAATTCGCAGCGCAACTTTGCAGGTTCACCAAGCTTTTGCTCAACAGCTTCAAGTCTATATTCCTCAAGAAGAAGTTCAAATCGCGGAGGCAAAAGATGGAACGCTTTAA
- the fliS gene encoding flagellar export chaperone FliS has product MNKNAYQQKYKATSVQSASKEKILLMLYEGAIKFTKLAIKAIEEKKIADRGMNIGRAFDIIMELNNTLDHKVGGEIASQLEQLYMFMMEQYTKANIHGDTAPLHANLKLLQTLYDGWVQAVEKIKKESDSSSGQKAG; this is encoded by the coding sequence ATGAACAAAAACGCATATCAACAGAAGTACAAAGCCACGTCGGTGCAAAGTGCAAGCAAAGAGAAAATCTTGCTTATGCTTTATGAAGGCGCAATCAAGTTCACAAAACTTGCAATCAAAGCCATCGAAGAAAAGAAGATCGCTGACCGCGGTATGAACATCGGTCGTGCATTCGACATCATCATGGAACTGAACAACACTCTGGACCACAAAGTGGGAGGGGAAATCGCTTCTCAGCTTGAGCAGCTATACATGTTCATGATGGAACAGTACACGAAAGCCAACATCCATGGCGATACAGCGCCATTGCATGCAAATCTAAAGCTTTTGCAAACGCTTTATGATGGTTGGGTACAAGCAGTAGAAAAAATCAAAAAAGAATCAGACAGCTCATCAGGACAGAAAGCAGGTTAA
- the fliD gene encoding flagellar filament capping protein FliD, with translation MAGIRITGMASGLPPNIVDQLMDAERIPVKQMEEKRTEKDEKLKLVTELETKVNDITKNLGELTSNGGFTDKKFVTSDNTVVDGALDPATAVPGNYSLEVVQLAEKPAAISNGFPDKDKTQIGVGYIKFETEEGEKEVYINGKNSTLDGVAKQINSANVGLKAQVLEDRKDKENPFKLLVSGLGTGDDKQITFPKIYLLDGDQDMYFDQSRASKNAKVKVDGFEIELPENKSTSIIPGVTLDLKSAAPGKVINMTVKENLEVISGKVKSFVDAYNAALAFIQKQHQLQPGAKGGNPSLGPLGGDGLLRTIESSLRSTLLNPVNGVQSPVTRISELGITFNRNGTLDFSQDKFNKVLNANPQGVAAFFRGDGFSTGFVANVKRMVTNLTNGQFGGIANRKKGLDSQIKQINSRIDTKERQLERKEDSLRKKFADLETKMSEMQAQQAKFAAMSRQGG, from the coding sequence ATGGCAGGCATACGCATTACAGGAATGGCCTCTGGGCTACCACCAAATATCGTCGATCAGCTCATGGATGCTGAGCGTATTCCTGTGAAGCAAATGGAAGAGAAACGTACCGAGAAAGACGAAAAGTTGAAACTCGTGACGGAGCTTGAAACCAAAGTGAACGACATCACTAAAAACTTGGGCGAGCTGACAAGTAATGGTGGCTTCACTGATAAAAAGTTTGTGACTAGCGATAACACAGTTGTCGATGGTGCACTTGATCCGGCAACGGCGGTTCCAGGGAATTATTCTTTGGAAGTTGTACAGTTGGCGGAAAAACCTGCGGCGATTTCGAACGGGTTTCCTGACAAGGACAAAACTCAGATTGGTGTTGGTTACATCAAGTTCGAAACTGAAGAGGGTGAAAAAGAAGTTTATATCAACGGCAAGAATTCAACTCTTGATGGCGTCGCAAAGCAAATTAACTCTGCGAACGTTGGCTTAAAAGCGCAAGTGTTGGAAGACCGTAAGGACAAAGAAAATCCGTTCAAGCTTTTGGTATCAGGGCTTGGCACAGGGGACGATAAACAAATTACGTTCCCAAAAATTTATCTCTTGGATGGAGATCAGGACATGTATTTCGATCAGTCCCGAGCTTCAAAAAATGCCAAGGTCAAAGTGGACGGGTTTGAAATTGAACTTCCGGAGAATAAGTCGACGAGCATTATTCCGGGTGTGACGCTTGATTTGAAATCGGCGGCTCCAGGAAAAGTGATCAACATGACTGTGAAAGAAAATTTAGAAGTCATCAGCGGTAAAGTGAAAAGCTTTGTCGATGCATACAATGCGGCTTTGGCATTTATCCAAAAGCAGCATCAATTGCAACCGGGTGCAAAGGGTGGAAATCCATCTTTGGGTCCTTTGGGTGGTGACGGTTTGCTTCGCACGATTGAAAGCAGCTTACGTAGCACGCTTTTGAATCCGGTGAATGGAGTGCAGTCTCCGGTCACTCGTATTAGCGAATTGGGTATTACATTTAATCGTAACGGTACTTTGGATTTCAGCCAGGACAAGTTCAATAAAGTTCTGAATGCAAATCCACAAGGAGTCGCTGCCTTCTTCAGAGGAGACGGCTTCTCTACAGGTTTCGTAGCGAACGTGAAAAGAATGGTGACGAATTTGACGAATGGTCAATTCGGGGGCATCGCAAACCGTAAAAAAGGTTTGGATTCTCAGATCAAGCAGATCAATTCACGTATTGATACGAAAGAACGACAGCTTGAAAGAAAAGAGGACAGCTTACGTAAAAAGTTTGCTGACCTTGAAACCAAAATGTCAGAGATGCAGGCGCAACAAGCGAAGTTTGCGGCGATGTCTCGACAGGGTGGATAG
- a CDS encoding lipopolysaccharide assembly protein LapB — protein sequence MLENQFVQKSSETFGDITPQENLSEGAGKIYFDTVQAISDFDAETQQEVAASTLTKSEGRPDAKIPTYLLNARVLAKHKEYKLALNLLREASNRDSHNPETLKLLAFCLEKTSRHNEALIVQKTLLSVDYGFDSLFGFATSLYKMGRDQEALDKYFEALSVLTEENDNLFELYKNMGNIFVRQGDFDGAEEYYNKAYTVNTTSDVLLVNFGTLEVQRNDFDKSLYCFRKAVEINPENDKAWVGLAMVHNQFGDSELAWANLETALDINSQNRTAVHLAANWGLRDGKTLKAIEALQNYLGSVEEDEDMSLVLINLFCTTGQIEKALLEIERVLLWNPEHKEVRQLKKKLTSSQRAA from the coding sequence ATGTTGGAAAATCAGTTCGTTCAAAAGTCCAGTGAAACCTTTGGCGATATTACGCCGCAAGAAAACCTCAGCGAAGGCGCTGGCAAAATCTATTTTGATACCGTACAGGCGATCAGCGATTTCGATGCTGAAACTCAGCAAGAAGTTGCAGCTTCTACTCTAACGAAGTCAGAGGGTAGACCAGATGCCAAGATTCCAACATATCTATTGAATGCGCGCGTGTTGGCGAAGCACAAAGAATACAAACTTGCGTTGAATCTTTTGCGTGAAGCTAGCAATCGTGACTCTCACAATCCAGAAACCTTGAAGTTGTTGGCGTTTTGCCTAGAAAAAACGTCACGCCACAATGAAGCGTTGATCGTGCAAAAAACGTTGCTGTCTGTTGATTACGGCTTCGACAGCTTGTTCGGTTTTGCCACATCCCTGTACAAAATGGGACGTGATCAGGAAGCTTTGGATAAATACTTTGAAGCTTTGTCTGTATTGACGGAAGAAAACGACAACTTGTTCGAGTTGTATAAAAACATGGGAAATATCTTCGTACGTCAAGGCGACTTCGACGGTGCGGAAGAATACTACAATAAAGCATATACGGTGAACACGACGTCTGACGTTCTTTTGGTGAACTTCGGTACGCTAGAAGTGCAACGCAATGATTTCGATAAATCTTTGTATTGCTTCCGTAAAGCAGTCGAGATCAATCCAGAAAACGATAAAGCATGGGTTGGCTTGGCGATGGTTCATAACCAATTTGGTGACAGTGAACTTGCTTGGGCCAATCTTGAGACGGCTCTTGATATCAATTCACAAAACAGAACGGCAGTGCACTTGGCTGCGAACTGGGGCTTGCGTGATGGTAAGACATTGAAGGCGATTGAAGCACTTCAAAACTATCTGGGCTCGGTGGAGGAAGACGAAGACATGTCGTTAGTGCTGATCAATCTTTTCTGCACGACAGGTCAAATCGAAAAAGCTCTTTTGGAAATTGAAAGAGTTCTTTTGTGGAACCCAGAACATAAAGAAGTACGCCAACTTAAAAAGAAACTTACATCATCGCAAAGGGCCGCATAA
- the rsmD gene encoding 16S rRNA (guanine(966)-N(2))-methyltransferase RsmD: MRIIAGKYRGHQLVAFKADHIRPTTDRVKETLFNKLQFLIADAKVADLFCGTGNLGIESLSRDASFCTFVEKNPKSLTITRQNLEKLKVPAASYKIVNMDVIAFLKSYKGEPFDIIFADPPFTEKMAHDVMEAAQVSEAFGVHTQLAIESQAKERMEDRYGHLVRFSKKEYGDKHLSLFCHEDALKEEASEEEDNHE, translated from the coding sequence ATGAGAATTATTGCTGGTAAATATCGCGGACATCAGTTGGTCGCATTTAAAGCAGACCATATTAGACCGACGACAGATCGCGTGAAGGAAACTCTTTTCAATAAGCTGCAATTTTTGATTGCTGATGCGAAAGTGGCAGACCTTTTCTGTGGTACGGGCAATCTTGGGATTGAATCCTTGTCGCGTGATGCAAGCTTTTGTACGTTTGTAGAAAAGAATCCGAAGTCATTAACGATCACTCGCCAAAATCTTGAAAAATTAAAAGTTCCTGCAGCATCTTACAAAATCGTGAACATGGACGTGATTGCCTTTTTGAAATCATACAAGGGCGAACCGTTCGATATTATTTTTGCCGATCCTCCATTTACGGAAAAGATGGCTCACGATGTAATGGAAGCGGCGCAGGTCAGTGAAGCTTTCGGCGTTCATACGCAGTTAGCCATTGAGTCGCAAGCTAAAGAGCGCATGGAAGATCGCTACGGGCACTTAGTACGCTTTAGTAAAAAAGAATACGGTGACAAACATTTAAGTCTGTTTTGTCATGAAGATGCTCTGAAAGAAGAAGCTTCGGAAGAAGAGGACAATCATGAGTAA
- a CDS encoding ATP-binding protein, translating to MPLLKTQKFSSILVQDDGEGTGLELLVQARLYQPMAPRFYISADLTESEVREGINKAQVYRFIRWPLNEREIWEQLEHALQTHSMFLSRSVLLKESSNQNKELEGLTHSLEGMVEERTQYIEMSHQEEGDKLNRERQLLRFIKDLATQNSFEDILVILRKELRKFHKIGDPILAYRLESNKTVFMSFQLGNLTQTESNQTFEFPKAAQVPSPELIRHFANHFGRPFIKAYVVPFELRLTSHLLGGGEQGEAILCIENSLNDKEMGPFVDFMTDRMRPLSMALDRVLLENQLSAFSYRWEKTFDGMRDPIAIVDIDYNVVRANRKFSDKFLQHKCFESFADNKTVCEGCPVSQALKEGKPQSGQIQVDGRIFQVHSYPVQLDQGGNPTNVVNQYVDITQSRELYLRMLQNEKMGAIGLLAGNIAHELNNPLTGLRSLTQVLLQEADQKTHLYSDLLEIEKAAARSQRIIKNLLDFSKGEDQPAEYISVDEVVERTLPMLKSALRTHRLEVDLQTLEQTVFVEPHLLQQVVFNLINNACQAMKDPGRVRIISRSENNKVILEIEDSGPGIPEDIQKRIFEPFFTTKKEGHGTGLGLSMSKSIIEKFGGKIEAHNKNPGACFVIELPSGGTL from the coding sequence TTGCCGCTTTTAAAGACCCAAAAATTTTCCTCGATCTTAGTCCAGGATGATGGCGAAGGCACTGGCTTAGAGCTTTTAGTTCAAGCCCGCCTCTATCAACCAATGGCGCCGCGCTTTTATATTTCTGCTGACCTGACCGAAAGCGAAGTTCGCGAAGGCATCAACAAAGCCCAAGTGTATCGCTTTATTCGTTGGCCATTAAATGAACGCGAAATTTGGGAACAACTTGAACATGCTTTACAAACACATTCCATGTTCTTATCCCGCTCAGTCTTGCTGAAAGAATCTTCCAATCAGAATAAAGAACTCGAAGGCCTGACCCATTCATTGGAAGGCATGGTTGAAGAGCGTACGCAATACATCGAAATGTCACATCAAGAAGAAGGCGACAAACTGAATCGTGAACGGCAGCTGTTGCGTTTCATTAAAGATCTTGCGACGCAAAATTCTTTTGAAGACATTCTGGTTATTCTAAGAAAAGAACTGCGTAAATTTCATAAAATCGGCGATCCGATTTTAGCGTATCGACTTGAAAGCAATAAAACCGTTTTCATGAGTTTCCAATTAGGAAATCTTACGCAAACAGAATCGAATCAAACTTTCGAATTTCCAAAGGCGGCCCAAGTGCCATCGCCTGAATTGATTCGTCACTTTGCCAATCACTTTGGTCGTCCGTTCATTAAAGCTTATGTCGTACCGTTTGAGCTGCGTTTGACCAGTCACCTTTTGGGTGGTGGCGAACAAGGCGAAGCCATCTTGTGTATCGAAAACTCTTTGAACGATAAAGAGATGGGACCGTTTGTTGATTTCATGACGGATCGTATGCGCCCGCTAAGCATGGCTTTGGACCGTGTACTTTTAGAAAATCAACTGTCGGCCTTTTCATATCGTTGGGAAAAAACTTTCGATGGTATGCGTGATCCGATCGCGATCGTGGATATTGATTACAATGTGGTTCGCGCCAATAGAAAATTCAGCGATAAATTTTTGCAACATAAATGCTTTGAAAGTTTCGCAGATAATAAAACCGTCTGTGAAGGTTGTCCGGTATCGCAAGCATTGAAAGAGGGCAAACCTCAAAGCGGGCAAATCCAAGTCGATGGCCGTATCTTCCAAGTGCACAGTTACCCGGTGCAGTTGGATCAAGGTGGCAATCCCACGAATGTGGTGAATCAGTACGTCGACATCACGCAATCACGCGAACTTTACCTGCGTATGTTGCAAAATGAAAAGATGGGTGCGATCGGTCTACTTGCGGGAAATATCGCGCATGAGCTGAACAACCCACTGACGGGTTTAAGATCATTGACGCAAGTTTTGTTACAAGAAGCGGATCAGAAAACTCATCTGTATTCAGATTTACTTGAAATTGAAAAAGCCGCAGCACGTTCACAAAGAATCATCAAAAATCTTTTGGATTTCTCTAAAGGCGAGGATCAACCTGCAGAGTATATCAGTGTGGATGAAGTTGTGGAAAGAACACTGCCGATGTTGAAATCGGCACTGCGCACTCATCGACTTGAGGTCGACTTACAAACGTTAGAACAAACTGTGTTCGTCGAGCCACACTTGCTACAACAAGTCGTATTTAATTTGATCAACAATGCGTGCCAAGCGATGAAAGATCCAGGTCGCGTGCGCATCATTTCGCGCAGTGAAAATAATAAAGTTATCTTAGAGATCGAAGACTCGGGACCAGGGATTCCTGAAGATATTCAAAAACGTATTTTCGAGCCATTCTTTACGACAAAAAAAGAAGGACATGGTACGGGTCTTGGGTTAAGTATGTCTAAATCGATCATTGAAAAATTCGGCGGTAAAATCGAAGCGCACAATAAGAATCCTGGTGCCTGTTTCGTGATTGAATTGCCGTCTGGTGGGACGCTGTGA
- a CDS encoding glycosyltransferase family 9 protein, whose protein sequence is MKILVVSLLRLGDIIQQEPLLRGLRDKYPEAEIHLLVNKQFSSIERLLSGVVNRFITFDREALQRGLGEAEFNILWSYSQLENLVQSLNAEGYDQVLNFTHTKLSAYLIGAIDAKAKKGLHQTDGKFAGLENRWLRYFNDRFSANQKSLFHYVELLGKSFDIPVPKKQNEQRAKSKTVLLQCLTSNQKKNWGLFNFARLKRTIESALVDYKVQVLGASFERAELLEYFSDSDLLICDLPDAQKHLQAAALLVTGDTSIKHLAAQIGTPIVEIAIGSSDPVKTGAYSANAEVITTTVPCAPCGHAQGCTQKSHLCAEEITVDQVFAAVWDKLSGEKKKVISGQLDLDRAVWSLYLDKEHKDLEPYFFHAAQEFVHHTANMKELLAESQRQGQILTSWLTSALNALPSREQLLTKRTLQASEMSELILVGQDIIRSKQDVGGYFTGFLESLISRFSHPVQLHDRVLQALEEARELLEIRSTLMRYLESLSKEGGYYATGIGQLSIGGFEETRTGLQRTDAEAVLRRAGREIETFE, encoded by the coding sequence ATGAAAATTCTAGTCGTATCTTTGCTTCGCTTGGGTGACATCATTCAACAAGAGCCGCTATTGCGTGGCCTTCGGGATAAATATCCTGAAGCAGAGATACATTTATTGGTGAATAAGCAATTCTCCAGCATCGAAAGATTGTTGAGCGGAGTCGTGAATCGTTTCATTACTTTTGATCGCGAAGCTTTGCAACGTGGCTTGGGTGAGGCGGAATTCAATATTCTGTGGTCTTATTCGCAATTGGAAAATCTGGTTCAGTCGCTAAATGCTGAAGGCTACGATCAGGTTTTAAATTTCACGCATACAAAATTAAGCGCCTATTTGATTGGGGCCATCGACGCGAAAGCGAAAAAAGGATTGCACCAAACAGACGGGAAGTTTGCCGGTTTGGAAAACAGATGGCTTCGTTATTTTAACGATCGCTTTTCTGCAAACCAAAAATCTTTGTTTCACTATGTTGAGCTTTTGGGAAAATCATTCGATATCCCAGTGCCTAAAAAACAAAATGAACAAAGAGCCAAATCTAAAACAGTTCTTCTGCAATGCTTAACCAGCAATCAGAAAAAGAACTGGGGTCTTTTTAATTTCGCACGACTTAAACGCACTATTGAATCGGCACTGGTAGACTATAAAGTGCAGGTTCTTGGTGCATCTTTTGAACGCGCAGAATTGCTTGAGTACTTCAGCGATTCTGACCTGTTGATTTGTGATCTTCCAGACGCGCAAAAACATTTGCAGGCAGCTGCTTTGCTAGTGACGGGTGATACGAGCATTAAACACTTGGCTGCACAAATCGGTACGCCGATTGTTGAAATCGCCATTGGTTCCAGTGATCCGGTGAAAACGGGTGCCTATTCTGCGAATGCAGAAGTTATTACGACAACGGTGCCGTGTGCTCCGTGTGGTCATGCTCAGGGTTGCACACAAAAATCTCATTTATGTGCGGAAGAAATCACGGTTGATCAAGTTTTCGCAGCCGTGTGGGATAAGCTGAGTGGTGAAAAGAAAAAGGTGATCTCTGGGCAACTGGACCTCGACCGTGCAGTATGGTCTTTGTACCTGGATAAAGAGCACAAAGATCTAGAACCCTATTTTTTCCATGCCGCTCAAGAATTTGTACATCACACTGCAAATATGAAGGAACTTTTGGCTGAGTCACAACGACAAGGTCAGATTCTGACTTCATGGTTAACAAGTGCTCTGAATGCGTTGCCAAGCAGAGAACAGCTTTTAACGAAACGCACTCTGCAAGCTTCAGAAATGTCAGAGCTCATTCTTGTTGGACAAGACATTATTCGTTCCAAACAAGATGTGGGTGGATACTTTACCGGATTTTTAGAAAGTTTAATCAGCCGTTTTTCACATCCAGTGCAATTACATGATCGCGTTTTGCAAGCATTGGAAGAAGCGCGCGAATTGTTAGAAATTCGCTCGACGTTGATGCGATATCTTGAATCGCTCTCCAAGGAGGGAGGCTACTATGCAACAGGAATTGGACAATTATCTATCGGTGGCTTTGAAGAGACTCGAACAGGCCTACAACGAACTGACGCAGAAGCAGTCTTACGACGAGCAGGCAGAGAAATTGAAACTTTTGAGTGA
- a CDS encoding pyridoxal phosphate-dependent aminotransferase, with protein MVQLSKRAQNLKTSPTLFLVAKAKELASQGHDVISLTVGEPDWPTFDIPSKAGIEAIQKGITKYTPANGTVELRQAIAAKIKNELGQSYSTKEITVASGAKYIVFAALQMICSPGDEVIIGTPYWVSYPMMVELADGVPHIVECGEAENFKITPEKLEKAINAKTKAFLFCSPSNPTGLLYSEDELKALAEVFRRHPQVVIISDDMYNRLVFDGNKVAPHILHVAPDLRDRTVVVNGGSKAYSMTGWRIGWAAGPEKLITAMADYQSQSTGSPSSISQHAALAALKDCEPDIAEVVKKLIQRRDSGVTEFAKIPEFKVSKPEGAFYYWVDIKDCLGKNFGDRHIRTSKDFCDILLEQFFVATVPGAECGSEGFMRLSFAVSEETMNRAILRMKDFVSQLA; from the coding sequence TTGGTTCAACTTTCCAAAAGAGCTCAAAATTTAAAGACGTCTCCAACTTTGTTCCTAGTGGCGAAGGCAAAAGAACTGGCTTCGCAGGGACACGATGTGATCTCTTTAACGGTGGGTGAACCGGATTGGCCAACTTTCGATATTCCGTCGAAGGCGGGTATTGAGGCAATTCAAAAAGGAATTACGAAGTACACACCAGCGAATGGCACCGTGGAACTTCGCCAAGCTATCGCCGCAAAAATTAAAAATGAATTGGGGCAGTCGTATTCGACAAAAGAAATTACTGTAGCGTCGGGTGCGAAGTATATCGTGTTTGCGGCGTTACAGATGATTTGTTCACCTGGTGATGAAGTGATCATCGGGACTCCATACTGGGTCAGTTACCCAATGATGGTGGAGCTTGCTGATGGTGTTCCGCACATCGTGGAATGCGGTGAAGCGGAAAACTTCAAGATTACTCCCGAAAAACTTGAAAAAGCGATCAATGCAAAAACGAAAGCTTTCTTGTTCTGCTCGCCAAGTAATCCCACGGGCTTGTTGTATTCTGAAGATGAATTGAAAGCGTTGGCGGAAGTTTTCAGAAGACATCCTCAAGTCGTGATTATTTCTGATGATATGTACAATCGCTTGGTTTTTGATGGCAATAAGGTGGCTCCACACATCTTGCATGTGGCTCCGGACTTGCGTGATCGTACTGTCGTGGTGAATGGTGGTTCAAAAGCTTATTCAATGACGGGCTGGCGTATTGGTTGGGCAGCAGGCCCTGAAAAATTGATTACGGCAATGGCCGATTATCAAAGTCAATCGACAGGTTCACCTTCAAGCATTTCTCAACATGCAGCTCTAGCAGCGCTTAAAGACTGCGAACCAGATATCGCTGAAGTTGTGAAAAAGCTGATTCAAAGACGCGATTCAGGCGTGACAGAGTTCGCGAAGATCCCTGAATTTAAAGTCTCTAAGCCTGAAGGTGCCTTTTACTACTGGGTTGATATCAAAGACTGCCTGGGTAAAAACTTCGGCGATCGTCACATCAGAACTTCAAAAGATTTCTGTGATATTTTATTGGAACAATTCTTTGTGGCGACAGTGCCAGGGGCTGAGTGCGGTTCAGAGGGATTTATGCGCTTAAGCTTCGCAGTTTCTGAAGAAACCATGAATCGGGCGATTCTTCGCATGAAGGATTTCGTTTCACAACTGGCTTAA